One window of Cervus elaphus chromosome 6, mCerEla1.1, whole genome shotgun sequence genomic DNA carries:
- the CPLX1 gene encoding complexin-1 — protein MEFVMKQALGGATKDMGKMLGGDEEKDPDAAKKEEERQEALRQEEEERKAKYAKMEAEREAMRQGIRDKYGIKKKEEREAEAQAALEANSEGSLTRPKKAIPPGCGEAAEEEDESILDTVIKYLPGPLQDIFKK, from the exons GGGCCACCAAGGACATGGGCAAGATGCTTGGGGGCGATGAGGAGAAGGACCCTGACGCCGCCAAGAAGGAGGAGGAGCGGCAGGAGGCTTTGcggcaagaggaggaggagcgCAAGGCCAAGTACGCCAAGATGGAGGCGGAGCGCGAGGCCATGCGGCAGGGCATCCGCGACAAG TACGGCATCAAGAAGAAGGAGGAGCGCGAGGCCGAGGCCCAGGCCGCCCTGGAAGCCAACTCGGAGGGCAGCCTGACGAGGCCCAAGAAGGCCATCCCGCCGGGCTGCGGGGAAGCGGCGGAGGAGGAGGACGAGAGCATCCTGGACACGGTCATCAAGTACCTGCCCGGGCCGCTGCAGGACATTTTCAAGAAGTAG